One window of Magallana gigas chromosome 2, xbMagGiga1.1, whole genome shotgun sequence genomic DNA carries:
- the LOC105317998 gene encoding tetraspanin-9 isoform X1, giving the protein MACNCEGIIGIAFLITNILLSLFGIGLIIVGALSDCEVSDIETDNTKPLLDLVLFDSFAAGRLAIDLSILNIIIGVVILVFSGVGILWKYHEIKKLLLVYTIIIAGVFVIHIIFIALWYTMINKVDGELKNKLIVSLKENFIEDTVTNLDPISNAWNHMFMTLDCCGVNPVESTSNDFDHTPWCTTVGSCQDNTSQIPRTCCIDVNGMTYPSAPNACHANVTSGTYNAKGCFEVLKKKLLSQSPGSIGVVITIMLIEIINVTLAVAIGCHKD; this is encoded by the exons ATGGCTTGCAACTGTGAAGGGATAATTGGAATAGCATTCTTGATCACCAACATCCTATTAAGT TTGTTCGGAATAGGCCTTATCATAGTCGGAGCCCTGTCTGATTGTGAAGTGTCAGACATCGAAACAGACAACACCAAACCTCTTCTGGATCTTGTTCTTTTCGATTCCTTTGCAGCAGGTAGACTGGCAATCGATCTGAgcattttgaatataattatcGGAGTAGTTATCCTTGTTTTTTCTGGAGTTGGAATCCTTTGGaaatatcatgaaataaagAAGTTGCTATTAGTA TATACAATCATTATTGCAGGAGTGTTTGTAATCCACATCATATTCATAGCCCTGTGGTATACTATGATAAACAAG GTGGATGGAGAACTAAAGAACAAATTGATCGTatctttgaaagaaaatttcatcGAAGACACGGTCACAAACCTTGATCCCATATCAAATGCATGGAATCACATGTTCATGACG CTTGACTGTTGTGGAGTTAACCCTGTCGAATCAACGAGTAATGACTTTGATCATACACCTTGGTGTACAACTGTAGGATCCTGCCAGGATAATACTTCCCAAATTCCCAGGACTTGCTGCATTGACGTTAACGGAATGACCTATCCCTCTGCTCCGAACGCCTGTCATGCAAACGTTACAAGTGGAACATACAATGCAAAG GGCTGTTTCGAAGTATTGAAGAAGAAGCTGCTGTCTCAGTCGCCGGGTAGCATAGGTGTTGTGATCACCATTATGTTGATTGAG ATAATCAATGTGACCCTTGCAGTTGCGATCGGTTGTCATAAAGATTAA
- the LOC105317998 gene encoding tetraspanin-9 isoform X2 produces the protein MACNCEGIIGIAFLITNILLSYTIIIAGVFVIHIIFIALWYTMINKVDGELKNKLIVSLKENFIEDTVTNLDPISNAWNHMFMTLDCCGVNPVESTSNDFDHTPWCTTVGSCQDNTSQIPRTCCIDVNGMTYPSAPNACHANVTSGTYNAKGCFEVLKKKLLSQSPGSIGVVITIMLIEIINVTLAVAIGCHKD, from the exons ATGGCTTGCAACTGTGAAGGGATAATTGGAATAGCATTCTTGATCACCAACATCCTATTAAGT TATACAATCATTATTGCAGGAGTGTTTGTAATCCACATCATATTCATAGCCCTGTGGTATACTATGATAAACAAG GTGGATGGAGAACTAAAGAACAAATTGATCGTatctttgaaagaaaatttcatcGAAGACACGGTCACAAACCTTGATCCCATATCAAATGCATGGAATCACATGTTCATGACG CTTGACTGTTGTGGAGTTAACCCTGTCGAATCAACGAGTAATGACTTTGATCATACACCTTGGTGTACAACTGTAGGATCCTGCCAGGATAATACTTCCCAAATTCCCAGGACTTGCTGCATTGACGTTAACGGAATGACCTATCCCTCTGCTCCGAACGCCTGTCATGCAAACGTTACAAGTGGAACATACAATGCAAAG GGCTGTTTCGAAGTATTGAAGAAGAAGCTGCTGTCTCAGTCGCCGGGTAGCATAGGTGTTGTGATCACCATTATGTTGATTGAG ATAATCAATGTGACCCTTGCAGTTGCGATCGGTTGTCATAAAGATTAA
- the LOC117681030 gene encoding tetraspanin-1, protein MALGCGGTLGKVFLILINIIFFLLGLGLLIVGALMKANVKIVTDEVKPALNTVTVSSYKLGDLADNLSVVFIVIGVFIFIVAGLGLFGACCQNRCMLVTYAILVLILFIAKIAAIALWFTMQGEVEDKVKSEMLTSLQTYFTDDSVDTGSEVSKSWNYMFMTLDCCAINKVTSATNDFDESPWCKDAGKSCKDTTAEVPRTCCVGVVASTYTAATTACTTGVSGYNTMGCYDALKAEIDSYSTPVIGVGITILVIELLAVIFAFVICKQTGEEVV, encoded by the exons ATGGCGTTAGGATGCGGAGGTACCCTAGGAAAGGTTTTCCTAATTCTAATCAACATCATATTCTTT CTGCTCGGTCTGGGGTTGCTGATAGTGGGAGCTCTAATGAAGGCCAACGTGAAGATCGTTACTGACGAGGTCAAGCCGGCCCTGAATACGGTCACCGTCAGCTCCTACAAGCTGGGCGACCTCGCCGACAACCTCTCCGTCGTCTTCATTGTCATCGGCGTCTTCATCTTCATCGTCGCCGGCCTCGGTCTGTTTGGCGCCTGTTGTCAAAACAGGTGTATGCTGGTCACG tacGCCATACTAGTTCTGATCCTGTTCATTGCGAAGATCGCCGCCATCGCCCTGTGGTTCACCATGCAGGGAGAG GTAGAGGACAAAGTGAAAAGTGAAATGCTGACATCTCTACAGACATATTTCACAGATGACAGCGTGGATACGGGGAGCGAGGTTTCTAAATCCTGGAACTACATGTTCATGACG CTGGACTGCTGTGCTATTAATAAGGTCACTTCAGCGACCAACGACTTTGACGAATCCCCCTGGTGTAAAGATGCAGGTAAATCATGTAAAGATACAACTGCAGAAGTTCCACGGACGTGTTGTGTGGGGGTGGTTGCTAGCACCTACACAGCGGCAACAACTGCCTGTACCACTGGCGTCAGCGGATACAACACAATG GGTTGCTACGATGCTCTGAAAGCCGAAATCGACAGCTACTCTACCCCAGTTATAGGGGTCGGAATCACAATACTCGTCATTGAG CTGCTTGCAGTCATTTTTGCCTTTGTGATTTGTAAACAGACTGGTGAAGAAGTAGTATAA